The following are from one region of the Sorghum bicolor cultivar BTx623 chromosome 2, Sorghum_bicolor_NCBIv3, whole genome shotgun sequence genome:
- the LOC8063494 gene encoding probable trehalose-phosphate phosphatase 3 gives MTKHTAFAADDAITAAAGVTSPQPGRRFTSYPPPTRARGGCRLAAAAARQATDPGAAGVAAGSWPELVPRHADFDDWMEKHPSALAEFESVLATAKGKQIVMFLDYDGTLTPIVKDPDSAVMSEEMRDAVRGVAEHFPTAIVSGRCRDKVFNFVKLAELYYAGSHGMDIKGPTAQSKHTKAKAEAVLCQPASAFLPVIDEVYRTLTARTAPIPGATVENNKFCLSVHFRCVQEEKWRALEEQVRSVLKEYPDLRLTKGRKVLEIRPSIEWDKGNALQFLLESLGFADSNDNVFPIYIGDDRTDEDAFKVLRSMGQGIGILVSKIPKETAASYSLREPSEVKEFLRKLVRSKQRD, from the exons ATGACGAAGCACACCGCCTTCGCCGCGGACGACGCgatcaccgccgccgccggcgtcacGTCGCCGCAGCCCGGCCGACGGTTCACGTCGTACCCGCCGCCGACAAGGGCGCGCGGCGGATGCAGGCTGGCCGCTGCGGCGGCGCGGCAGGCCACGGACCCAGGCGCCGCGGGCGTAGCCGCGGGGTCCTGGCCGGAACTCGTGCCGCGCCACGCCGACTTCGACGACTGGATG GAGAAGCACCCGTCGGCGTTGGCCGAGTTCGAGTCGGTGCTGGCCACCGCCAAGGGCAAGCAGATCGTCATGTTCCTGGACTACGACGGCACGCTGACGCCGATCGTCAAGGACCCCGACAGCGCCGTCATGTCCGAGGAG ATGCGAGACGCGGTGAGAGGCGTGGCCGAGCACTTCCCGACGGCGATCGTGAGCGGGAGGTGCAGAGACAAG GTGTTCAACTTCGTGAAGCTGGCGGAACTATACTACGCAGGGAGCCACGGCATGGACATCAAGGGGCCCACGGCACAGTCCAAGCACACCAAGGCAAAG GCCGAGGCTGTTCTGTGCCAACCAGCGAGCGCGTTCCTCCCGGTCATTGACGAG GTGTATCGCACGCTGACGGCGAGGACGGCGCCGATCCCCGGCGCCACGGTGGAGAACAACAAGTTCTGCCTCTCCGTCCACTTCCGCTGCGTCCAGGAGGAG AAATGGCGCGCTCTGGAGGAGCAGGTCCGGTCGGTGCTCAAGGAGTACCCGGACCTCCGGCTCACCAAGGGCAGGAAGGTCTTGGAGATCCGGCCGTCCATCGAGTGGGACAAGGGCAACGCCCTACAGTTCTTGCTTGAGTCTCTCG GTTTTGCTGACAGTAACGACAATGTCTTCCCGATATATATCGGAGATGATCGCACCGACGAGGACGCGTTCAAG GTGCTGCGCAGCATGGGGCAAGGGATCGGAATCCTTGTGAGCAAGATTCCAAAGGAGACCGCGGCATCCTACTCCTTGCGTGAACCTTCTGAG GTGAAGGAGTTCCTGCGCAAGTTGGTGAGGTCCAAGCAGCGGGACTAG